A stretch of Lactuca sativa cultivar Salinas chromosome 6, Lsat_Salinas_v11, whole genome shotgun sequence DNA encodes these proteins:
- the LOC111879645 gene encoding uncharacterized protein LOC111879645 codes for MAIVLRFVDVEGIIRERLLDLVQVRDTLSLTMKTNMWRQLFHYQFDVRKIHGRSYDGASNMRGEWNGLQALFLKDFCASSKRHDELQKAKATKIEQLLELGEIESVKGLNQVGTLRRAGDTRWGSYFLSVCSLLNMFDCTRVVIQGIIDDVFTTYSQRGDADATYCFLKSVEFVFILHLIKEVMGKTDTLSQALQNKSQYILNVIELVSTTNEGLNEPRNKGWDSLLAQKHQIDMSATLDKQLHELNSRFNDQAMELLSLSSTLVSKEHPKVIKVDQICLLVEKYYPEDFTEQDRIQLRYQLEIFNIDMTKNPRLSGVL; via the exons ATGGCGATAGTTTTGAGATTTGTTGATGTAGAAGGGATCATACGGGAAAGGTTATTGGATTTGGTTCAGGTTAGGGATACCTTATCATTAACCATGAAAACAAATATGTGGAGACAACTTTTTCACTATCAGTTTGATGTTCGTAAAATCCACGGCCGAAGTTATGATGGTGCTAGTAATATGAGAGGAGAATGGAACGGATTACAAGCACTTTTTCTTAAGGATT tTTGTGCTTCCAGTAAGCGTCATGATGAGTTACAAAAGGCGAAGGCAACTAAGATTGAACAATTATTGGAACTAGGTGAAATCGAATCAGTCAAAGGATTAAATCAAGTTGGGACATTAAGAAGAGCTGGTGATACACGTTGGGGTTCTTATTTTCTTTCTGTTTGTAGTTTGCTTAACATGTTTGACTGTACTCGTGTTGTTATCCAGGGAATAATTGATGATGTATTTACTACTTATTCTCAACGTGGAGATGCTGATGCAACTTATTGTTTCCTAAAATCAGTTGAGTTTGTGTTTATTCTTCACTTGATAAAGGAAGTAATGGGGAAAACTGATACACTTTCTCAAGCTCTACAAAATAAATCCCAATATATTCTTAATGTCATTGAGTTAGTTTCAACAACAAATGAGGGTCTAAATGAACCCAGAAACAAGGGATGGGATTCTTTACTTGCACag aaACATCAAATAGATATGTCAG CCACATTGGACAAACAACTACATGAGTTGAATAGTAGATTCAATGATCAGGCGATGGAGCTATTAAGTCTTAGTTCTACTTTAGTTTCAAAAGAACACCCTAAAGTGATTAAAGTTGATCAAATCTGTCTTCTTGTTGAGAAGTATTATCCCGAAGATTTTACGGAGCAAGATAGAATTCAATTACGATATCAATTGGAGATTTTTAATATTGATATGACAAAGAATCCCAGGCTTAGTGGTGtattgtga
- the LOC111879663 gene encoding uncharacterized protein LOC111879663 isoform X2, whose amino-acid sequence MPHHRSHVHLTSSLSPPSNQTTNIKYSKYYSFRKKSLFIRKINMSNSECESGWTMYFDQSQNSWSYMGVKQHGEEEDDDDDGDLSMVSDASSGPRQKFAEDDQEKVYGERKKGRSKKEKKFNDVDDTVSSPVFTSTSKNKSGLLKKAPSVGEKCASNKQGADNEVTMKKGRECGTQGSRELGSTNVIARQLNLKY is encoded by the exons ATGCCACACCATAGAAGCCACGTTCATTTAACAAGCTCCCTGTCTCCTCCAAGCAATCAAACCACAAATATAAAGTACTCAAAATACTATAGTTTCAGAAAGAAGAGTTTGTTCATAAGAAAGATAAACATGTCGAATTCTGAATGTGAATCGGGCTGGACCATGTATTTTGATCAGTCCCAGAATTCATGGTCGTATATGGGTGTGAAGCAGcatggagaagaagaagacgatgatgatgatggtgactTGTCTATGGTTTCTGATGCATCATCTGGACCTAGACAGAAGTTTGCTGAAGATGATCAAGAGAAAGTATATGGAGAGAGGAAGAAGGGAAGATCGAAGAAAGAGAAAAAGTTTAATGATGTTGATGATACTGTTAGTTCTCCTGTTTTCACCTCCACCTCCAAG AATAAATCTGGATTGTTGAAGAAAGCACCGTCGGTTGGTGAGAAATGTGCATCAAACAAACAAG GGGCAGATAATGAAGTGACAATGAAAAAAGGTCGTGAATGTGGTACTCAAGGTTCAAGAGAATTGGGATCGACGAATGTAATAGCAAGACAACTTAATTTAAAATATTAG
- the LOC111879663 gene encoding uncharacterized protein LOC111879663 isoform X1 codes for MPHHRSHVHLTSSLSPPSNQTTNIKYSKYYSFRKKSLFIRKINMSNSECESGWTMYFDQSQNSWSYMGVKQHGEEEDDDDDGDLSMVSDASSGPRQKFAEDDQEKVYGERKKGRSKKEKKFNDVDDTVSSPVFTSTSKNKSGLLKKAPSVGEKCASNKQETLATFTLSGADNEVTMKKGRECGTQGSRELGSTNVIARQLNLKY; via the exons ATGCCACACCATAGAAGCCACGTTCATTTAACAAGCTCCCTGTCTCCTCCAAGCAATCAAACCACAAATATAAAGTACTCAAAATACTATAGTTTCAGAAAGAAGAGTTTGTTCATAAGAAAGATAAACATGTCGAATTCTGAATGTGAATCGGGCTGGACCATGTATTTTGATCAGTCCCAGAATTCATGGTCGTATATGGGTGTGAAGCAGcatggagaagaagaagacgatgatgatgatggtgactTGTCTATGGTTTCTGATGCATCATCTGGACCTAGACAGAAGTTTGCTGAAGATGATCAAGAGAAAGTATATGGAGAGAGGAAGAAGGGAAGATCGAAGAAAGAGAAAAAGTTTAATGATGTTGATGATACTGTTAGTTCTCCTGTTTTCACCTCCACCTCCAAG AATAAATCTGGATTGTTGAAGAAAGCACCGTCGGTTGGTGAGAAATGTGCATCAAACAAACAAG AAACTTTGGCTACTTTTACACTGTCAGGGGCAGATAATGAAGTGACAATGAAAAAAGGTCGTGAATGTGGTACTCAAGGTTCAAGAGAATTGGGATCGACGAATGTAATAGCAAGACAACTTAATTTAAAATATTAG
- the LOC111879663 gene encoding uncharacterized protein LOC111879663 isoform X3 produces the protein MPHHRSHVHLTSSLSPPSNQTTNIKYSKYYSFRKKSLFIRKINMSNSECESGWTMYFDQSQNSWSYMGVKQHGEEEDDDDDGDLSMVSDASSGPRQKFAEDDQEKVYGERKKGRSKKEKKFNDVDDTVSSPVFTSTSKNKSGLLKKAPSVGEKCASNKQDNEVTMKKGRECGTQGSRELGSTNVIARQLNLKY, from the exons ATGCCACACCATAGAAGCCACGTTCATTTAACAAGCTCCCTGTCTCCTCCAAGCAATCAAACCACAAATATAAAGTACTCAAAATACTATAGTTTCAGAAAGAAGAGTTTGTTCATAAGAAAGATAAACATGTCGAATTCTGAATGTGAATCGGGCTGGACCATGTATTTTGATCAGTCCCAGAATTCATGGTCGTATATGGGTGTGAAGCAGcatggagaagaagaagacgatgatgatgatggtgactTGTCTATGGTTTCTGATGCATCATCTGGACCTAGACAGAAGTTTGCTGAAGATGATCAAGAGAAAGTATATGGAGAGAGGAAGAAGGGAAGATCGAAGAAAGAGAAAAAGTTTAATGATGTTGATGATACTGTTAGTTCTCCTGTTTTCACCTCCACCTCCAAG AATAAATCTGGATTGTTGAAGAAAGCACCGTCGGTTGGTGAGAAATGTGCATCAAACAAACAAG ATAATGAAGTGACAATGAAAAAAGGTCGTGAATGTGGTACTCAAGGTTCAAGAGAATTGGGATCGACGAATGTAATAGCAAGACAACTTAATTTAAAATATTAG